One Heteronotia binoei isolate CCM8104 ecotype False Entrance Well chromosome 3, APGP_CSIRO_Hbin_v1, whole genome shotgun sequence genomic window, CGGCCCAGGCGAAGCTGGTCTATCATCTGAACAAATACTACAACGAGAAATGCCAAGCCAGGAAAGCGGCCATCGCGAAAACTATCCGAGAAGTCTGCAAAGTGGTCTCGGACGTGCTGAAGGAAGTGGAAGTGCAGGAGCCGCGCTTCATCAGCTCGCTGAACGAGATGGACAACCGCTACGAAGGCCTGGAGGTCATCTCGCCCACCGAGTTCGAGGTGGTCCTTTATCTGAACCAGATGGGCGTCTTCAACTTCGTCGACGACGGCTCTCTGCCGGGCTGCGCCGTGCTGAAACTCAGCGACGGCCGCAAGCGGAGCATGTCCCTCTGGGTGGAGTTCATCACGGCCTCGGGCTATCTGTCGGCCCGCAAAATCCGCTCGCGCTTTCAGACGCTGGTGGCCCAAGCCGTGGACAAATGCAGCTACAGAGACGTGGTGAAAATGGTGGCGGACACCAGCGAGGTGAAACTGCGCATCCGGGACAGATACGTGGTCCAGATCACGCCGGCCTTTAAATGCACCGGGATCTGGCCCCGAAGCGCTGCCCACTGGCCTCTGCCGCACATCCCCTGGCCAGGTCCCAACCGCGTGGCCGAGGTCAAAGCCGAAGGCTTCAACCTCCTGTCCAAGGAGTGCCATTCGCTGGCCGGCAAGCAGAGCTCGGCCGAGAGCGACGCCTGGGTCTTGCAGTTCGCCGAAGCCGAAAACAGGCTGCAGATGGGCGGCTGCCGGAAGAAATGCCTCTCGATCCTCAAAACACTGCGCGACCGCCACCTGGAGCTGCCCGGACAGCCCCTCAACAATTACCACATGAAGACTCTGGTTTCCTACGAGTGCGAGAAACATCCCCGGGAATCAGACTGGGACGAGTCTTGCCTGGGCGACCGCCTCAACGGGATTTTACTGCAGCTCATCTCCTGCCTCCAGTGCAGGCGATGTCCGCATTACTTCTTGCCCAATTTAGACCTCTTCCAGGGGAAACCTCACTCCGCCCTAGAAAACGCAGCCAAACAAACGTGGCGGTTGGCTAGGGAAATACTCACTAATCCCAAAAGTTTGGAAAAACTCTAGAGGGCAAGGAACTGGCGGCCTTAAACTATTTAAAATCGccttttgcgtgtgtgtgtgtgcctgttttCGAGGATTCTGTTAAAGAAATAGGGAGAGAGCAAAGGATCTCCCGAATATATACATAGTGCTATGTCAAAAGAAGAGGccgtccacacacacacacactgagcaaCACAAAGCCAACAGCAAGTATTATGATCCCTGTTCGCATCATGAATTAAAAACATTTGAAAAAATGTATGGTTATCACCTGGGAAAATGCAATATCGGCTGTAATTAAGcctgattgtgaccactctgctTACCAATGGATTATAAAAAGGCCGGCATTTTTTATGTAAACCTCAATGTGAGTAAAAGCTTATTTGGATATGCCATTAGAgcaacaactacaagaacagttGCTTCCCATGTACAGTTTTAATTTGTATGGAATATTGTGATCTCACATTGTCTTTTGAAATTGTGGATGTTAGTGTTTTGTGATCTGGTGAACAGAAGTTAAATTGCCATTTTTTGGATACTTCAGGACATTCTTTTTCTGCTTAAAGAAGATGCCATTTAAAAGGTAGATTTTATCATGGTACTTTTGTTAATTGTCTTTTGAAGTGTCTGAATTTAAAAGTttacatttttgtttcaaatATATTGCTTGTTCTATTTCTAACATTCCATAATTATACTTGAaatgttatttaaatatattCAGAAGAAATTTGGATTTTCCTTATATAATTGTGAATATTGGAATTATATATTTGAAAAAATGCACTTGAAATACACTGGATAATTACTTTTTGTGACTTAGATTTAAATTTCTGTTGATTTTATTTAATTACAAgttaataaataaagtaaaataaatatggTTAAGCGTTTCAGTACTCAATTTGGTTTGATAATATATTTTGCAACCGTGACTGGGCTGTTGGTTtatggcaaaaaaataaaaatctgcagCCTTTTGCTGCCTCCTATTAGTTTTCTATTCttaaaataatctaaaaacaactCAGTGTAACATATGCTTAATATGGGGTCCTGGAGGCCATCACCAACTGTCACAGTCCAGTGTGTGGTAATTTACCGAGTAACATTTTTACAACCATCAGAAAATAAATCTACTTTTCAAAGATTTACTGGACCTGGTTAAGGCGCCTCTCCAGTTTGGAAACTAAGCTGGAGCCCCCTCTGTCAAAAAAGAAGTCCAGTTCCTAACGAAGTTAACACATCAGGAGAAGGGAAGAAAAGCTGCAAAATTTATAGCTTTGTGGGATCATGTCAACAGTCCTAAGGTTAAGGGCACCTTTACCTCTGCCCCAAACATGGCTGGCCTTGCGATAAGGCAGCTACCCATAAACAGGAGGGCAAGCCCCTGGCCCTGGATATGCTCAGCAAGAACCAGCAGGCCTCTTCCACCTCTCCTGCTCCAGTTCTGCCTAGTCACAGCAGCACAGGGTTCCTTCCGGATGTAGACCCTTAGCAGCCAAAGGGCACATGTGCTGGCAAGCGCGGAGAGGAATCAGCCAAGGCTGGGGATAAGAATAAAATCTAGCAGGTAATGTGAAACTTCAGCACCCTTTGGAAACTCTGCCCATACAAGGCTTGTCTAAGCAAAAATCTCAGTTATCGCCATGTTGCCAACTCACTGTTTTCTAAAAATCCAGGGTGGTTAAGAATGACAGGCTGGCGACCATCAGTTCGCCTTCACAGAAATGATCCACAATTACAGACAATCCTCCTCACCAGTTAATGCTGCATTAAAAATCATATGAAGGTACCTGTGAAATGTACCAGTTCCCCCCCCTCACATTCCTTAGGACCGCAGACTGCAGGAACAGAATCAAAATCTGCggggccccccccccgccccaacgtGTAGGCTCCAAAGGAGAGGTGCGATTTGTTCTCTGCGCCCCACCTCCTCTCCACTGCCTACTTGGGAGCTCTGGCCTTGCGATAAGGCAGCTACGCATAGGCAGGAGGGCAAGCCCCTGGCAGTAAGTAGCAGGAGAGGGTGCGATTTGTTCTCTGCGCCCCACCTCCTCTCCACGGCCTACTTGGGAGCTCTGCTCATTTGGCCACCGCCGAGGAGTCCTGCTGCAGGCGGCTCCTCTCGGGAGGCCCGGTGCAAGATTCAGCCCTTAGACGCCGAGCACTTCTGAGCTGGGCAGGAAAGCCCGGGCAATGCCTGCTGCTGGAGACTgaagcgtccccccccccccccccacacctccaggGAATTCTAAGCAATTGGCTTAACTGCTAAAGCTGCCCACGTTCATACAAAGGCCTTCAAGGGGAGAGCAAGCGCTGGAGCAAGAGCGGATTTCACATCATTAACGTGCTGGGGTTTTTAACAAAACAGAAACTGCTCAGAggaacggtgggggggggggtggggagggaaaccgGTTTCTCCGTGGACTCTCGGCGTGggttgggtttttcttttttttgccgtCTCCCCTTTCGTGCGGGAGTAGCCCCACCCTATCCCACCCCACCTGCTGGCCCAGGACTCACTTTCGGGTCGATCTTCTTGAAGGCCGGGTCATCCTCGTCCACCTCGAAGTAGATCTcggtggtggtgatggaaagggTCCCCTTGGCCACCACGACCGGGGCGATGAGCTGAGCCGGCGTGCTAAGGACcacggggcctgcaagacaaGAGCGGCGGCGTCAGGGCACTGGCCAGAGGGCGGGCGGCCTTGGCTTCCTCACCCCCTCCGCGCCCCCTGACCCAAGCCCTCCGCGCTTCTGGCGCGGCCCACGGATGTACCTGCAGCCAAACTGGGGGGCTGCCCAGGCACTCCTGCATCGACTTTCATTCAAAGCTGAAGAGCGGTTCACAACACACCTCAAACACAACCAACCCGCCACTCGCccttgctggaagccgccctgagccacccgtgggaagggcgggatataaattctaaataaataaataaataaaaataaaactgttcCTCTCCAATTAACCGGGCCGCTCGAGCCCGGGAGGTTTACTCGGGAGCAAGACTTGTTCCACAACAGCCCAACCAACTGGCTTGAAGGGCACTCAGGCTCCACACACAATAGCACCGGGTGGGAATGAGCAATGGATTGAAGTTCAGCCTTCCTGCATCTAACGGTCAAATGGCATGATGCAAGTCATCCCTTGCAACCATGCCGAGATGCACCCCGTTATTCAGGCTGCTGGGCTTTCTACAGCGCAAGCAAGAGCAGGACTGCGCCCTTGACgcagcacgcccccccccccgcccggcccTCGATGCCCCAGGAGTGCTGGGCAGTCAGTTCATACTCCTTCTAAACCCTTCCTGCCCCACGCCGACTGTTTTCATTCACAAAAAACCATTTTGCTTCCTTGCACAGTCAGCCCCACCCCAGTCTCCAAGAGCAGGATTATCGCAGGGCAACAATACTAATAATAAAGCACGATCATCTGATGTGTTTACTCGGGGCCAGGGTCCAACTGAGTTCAGCGGGGTTCATTCGCCTGCAAATCTGCATAGAATCACAGCCCCAGCACACCCACTTGTAAGTAAATCTTGAAATCAATACGATTTACCACCACTAAAGGGGCTCGACGCCAAGTATTGTGAAGTTTGGAGTCAGGCTGAACCGGCATgatcccgcccccccgccccccgaagATGCCCTAGTCAGATCCTGAAGAAACGTCTTGCAAATTCCAGTCCAAGCCCCACGCCGAACAGACACATTCAAAGGAACTAAAACTAACGGGATTTCTAGAGCCAAGCCTCGTGGCGCTGGATTCTTGAAAGAAAGGCCATGCGCTGAAGGAGTCATTTtagaaaacagaaagaaagacacTTCAGCCGCCCCGTTTATAAAGCCCACAGGGCCCGTTTATTCCTTGGCACAGGAATGGGAAGGGGATCTGATCTGAGGTGCGACAGCCTCTGGGTCTCTGGCGCAAGTGCCCGCAGGTCGATTTAGTAAACTTCCAGCCGCTTCTCCGACGCCTTCCTTTCGGCGGGCAGGGCGGGCTGGGGGCGAGGCTCCGATCCCCTCCCCCTGGTGTCTAAGCAGCTCCCGGAGGCGCCACTGCCTCCCACTCACTTAACCCGCATCAGCCCGTCTGGTTGCCTGACGGGCGGTTCAGGTAGGTTGCATTTCAGCGGGAACTTCCCTCCCCGgctaagcagcagcagcagaaggcacCGCCGGCTGGCCTCCTTGCGTGGCCCAAAGCAGCGCGCGGCTCTTGCCACGCCGCCTTTGACAGCTTTCAAGCAAGCCCACCAGGGGCTGGATAATATTGATACAAACtctattttctttcattttcttgttGTTCCCTCGCCTAATAGGCTAAGCTGGCCTCTTGACCCCAGTCAGCTGATCGGCATCACATGAGGCGGGCTGGCCCGGCTCCTTCGCCGCCTCGCTGCCATCcctttctctcccacccacccccgtgGCCGAGCCATGCAGTGGCGCGCCGCTCGGCAGGCCGGCAAAGGGCAGGGGATCGATCCGAAACGGCGCTTTAAAGGCTCATCAATCTTAATCTAGGTTACTCGAGTCATTATGCGCCATTCTCTCGGGCGATTACAAGTGGATTTGGGTTTCCATTCCCTCGGCCCCTCGGCCTTTGTGCGTCGAAGGGCGGGCCGGGGGATCTCTCCAGACGGCAGCTCCCCATCCTGCTTCGCCGAAGCCCCAGGCGCTCTCTGCCCCCTCCTCTTCACGCTGCCTCGCCTCCCGCCTCTCCGGACGCGGCGGGGGCTTTACAGGCCTCCGGGCTAGAATAAAAGGGCCTTAAAGATGATGCAGATCGGGAGCCGCGGCGCGATAGTCTATCTTTATAAGAAGGCGTTTAAGTGGGCTTTGCTTGTTCCCAGAAGGAAGCTCAGGTAGTTAACCCAATTACCTCCCTGTTCCCCGCCTATATATATGGGCACAGGAGCGGTTGGCGTTTCATGGTCACAAGGCCAGAGACTATAACAAGAAATCTTTAGCAAGAGAATGGCCTAAATTTTATTTGCCCCTGTGTCGCGGCTGCGCCTGCATTGAAAAACAAACGAACGACGAAGGTCAACTGTGGCCAGGATTTCATTTTTAGCGATGTGTAGGTACAACAGGGCGCATTTTATGCGCAAGGCGCGCAGGTAGCCCTCGCCGTTTCCAAACCATTTGGCTAGACGACCTGGGAAAACATCGGTGCAAATTCAGCCATGGTTAGGAACAGTTCGATAAAGGATCCGTAAATATTTCCTTCGCGCAAAGCGAGAAAAGCTACCGAGGAGGATCAGTTCTGTTTATTTTATTATCGAGACTGCTGCATCTAGCGAGAAGGTCTCGGAGAGTGAAACATGTTACAGTCGGAGTCTCCTAACCCCCACCCCGCTCTCTCTGAAAAGGCACAGAATGAAACGTTCAGTCTTAATAGTGTGTCGTTTTTACACTTGTCCTTTGGAAATCTCCAATTACAACTCCCAATACCACGGCACATTTAAGGAGCGCGCAGTCTTTTTGTTCGAGCCTTCAGGGAGCACACCAGCCACTGAGAGAATACAAAATTAATCCACTACAGCTATAGAGCGAGAGGATTATGGTTTAATCCCCCCTGGGATAGGCTCTGGATTTTAAGGATCCGACATTAAAATGTTTACACAAGACATAATCAAACTAGTGCAGGTTTTCCATATGGCCTCGAGATAGGCGAGGGCAGCGCCGGCTTCCTTGCCAACGAGCTGGCGAAACAAAAGCGCACCTGACTCCCGCGGCCGCCCCGATGGGCTCTGGCCCTTGGGGCGCAGCCGGGGTGCTCAGCCAAACCAGGCTCTGCtgccgctggggggggggggggggagagcggcaGGAGAGGCGAGCGGGCCCAGCGTCCTCCGCCGCACACCAGCTTGCCGGGCTGCGCCGAGCCCCTGAAATGGAAACGGGCACCGTGCGAAATCTCGGCGTCCAAGCTCCAGAGACGCCCGAGATGCTCCCACCTGCGCCCGGCCCCGCTCGCCCAGACTTGTCCCGAGGACAGTCCGCTTTGTTGTCCTCCGGGGGCAGAACAAAGAGCAAGGAAGCGGCTGGCGGCAGCGCTCGGCCTTCTCCTTAGGACGACTCCCCGCTTCGGCGTCGCCAGCCCATCAGCGAGCCGGCCAGAGGGCGGCAGAGCAAGGGAGGCGCGCCCAGCGCCCGCCCCAGCCAGGTCCAGCTCTCCAAAGCGGTGCAGCAGGGAGAGGTTTGCCTCGCCGCGCTGGGGATGGGCTCTGCATCTCGGAATGGAACTGCAGGCTCCATGTAAGAGGAAGAGGGAAGAACCGGCCGGCCGATTTGGAGGAAACAAAGGCTGGTTCGCTTGCTTAGCACGTCGGCAGAGCCGTAAGGGAAGGCCGATGCAAATGAGGTTTGGCACAGCCCACCGGCAAACTCGCCCGCGCCAGTCCCGCTGAACTGAAGCTGATCATCTCAGGCTGGAGAAGATGCCTCGGGCTGCACTGTAGCCTAGAACTCCCATTGAGCTCTTTGGGACTTTTCGGCCCAGCCCGCAGACACGACCGAGCGGCGCATTTACTGAAGAATCCTGCGCCGGCCCTTCAGCTCCAGCCGCCCGCCTTCATGACAAGTTTCAGCTTCAGCGGCCTGCATCGTATTAAAAATTAACCTCCCTTCAGGCAATATTTAAAAAACAcaactgaagaaaggctgaaggagaatTCCTGCTATATTCCAACAGCAtcgttttattatttatggaacCTCAGTATATTAACAGTCATTCCAGTCATTGATGTAAGCAGGCCAGCATTCTTCCGATCCTGTGGGATTTGCCATAAACTTCAAGAGGATGGACACCAATTCCATTAAAAGGAAATGGGAATAAATGCTGCACAGAAGCAGCACTTGTTAGGTCACTTCCTTTCCCTGCTAGATTATTAACACAGCTTGATGTAGCTGCTAGAACCATACTGCTATCGGCAAAACTTTAAAACTCAAGACAGCAAATAAAATAACACAACTGTAATATGCAGACCCATTTACATTACATGTGTACATTATAGTACACATTTACACACTATGGAATGGCCAATTTTAAGTTGGTGAATTGCTATCCCCCACTGCAGTAGCAAATCAGATAAAGCAGGTAACAGGCAACTGAAGCAATTTTGCATACAAAGCACCTGACctttatttcatttaaaataCATTCGTTATATGGAAAAACCAGTATTCATAAATGTAGCAAACTCAAATTATGCATCTTTTAAAACTCAGTACATCAAACCATTCttttaaaatggaggggggaCAGGAAGAGCTGCAGGGAAATGGGGGATAAATGACTGATAGATTTCTGGGCCCTGTGGAAGGCCAAAGCTCTCAGGGGCAAGAACAGGTCAATTTCCTCTGGCTCTTTAATTAACCCTCCATTCCTTCAGAGCAATCAGAATGCTCAGCcctcattgggggagggggttccttTTTAAAACTTATATTTTCTGCACCCAGAAGTCTCCAAGAGATAGGAGAAAAAACATCCATTTACAGCTTCAACAACAATAACTTTGGGTCCAGAATAAAACCATGAGCCTTAGGTCTGTAATGTGCTCTTTATGAACAATTAAGGTATCATAAACAATTTAAAccactgtgttctgcaccagctagaGTATCTGAACCTTCTTTAAAGGCACTGCATTAATGAGTAGTGGGAGGGAGAGGAATCCTCTGAATGCAAGTGTTGCACCCATGTTTGACTAGATCATGCTCCCTTATTGTCTTGATCTTtatctaatttttttaaaggtactTGGGATAATGTCTTGTGATTATGCGATTTATACTGAAAGGTGGCTTCATCAGAGGATAGCTGTGTTGCTGTGGAGTACAACCTCTAGATTTGAGTCTAGTTtaacaccttaaaaaaaaaaaaggtagtcccccgtgcaagcatcagtcgtttccgactctggggtgacattgctttcacaacgttttcatggcagactttttatggggtggtttgccattgccattccccagtcatctacactttccctccagcaagctgggtactcattttactgacttcagaaggatggaaggctgagtcaacctagagtcagctacctgaacccagcttctgctgggatcaaactcaggtcatgagcagagcttaggattgtagtactgcagctttaccactctgtgtcacagggctcTTTATTTTAACATCTGAGGCCAAGAAGACTTATATCCAACCaaagaagctttgactcttgaaagctcacactcttaaaatcttgttggtctctaaggtgctactggagacCAATCTAGctatattgaaagaaagaaaaattaagatAATCACTATGTAAGGTAGAATGGGTAATCATATGggaaagcctctttcagagacaGCCTGAAAGCCTTGGACTTTTCCACAGCTGAGGGCTTTCTCAGAAATTAATGTGTGGATGCCAGCCACAAATTGTTAAAGGAAAAAGGGGACTGCAAAAATAATGGACACCATCAGTTAACCTGGAGCCTGTAAAGATATTCAAGTATAATTTTCAGTTCCTACTGTAATTGTAAAAAGTTCTTCATTATGTCATTTCTTGTTCCTATCTCTGCAGAACAATGAAACTTTACAAACATACCATCAAGGGTGAAGGATCCTTGGGATCCTGAATTGTGGAAGCAACTTGAGTTTATAAAGATTTAGAATACATAAGATAGCAAACTGACGGAATTGCAACTTCCTGTACAAACACTGCCATGTGGGGTTTCCAATCACCTTTGCCCAAAGTACTTTTACAAGTAGcatcataattttttaaaatgcacttcCATGACAAATCTataaacattttcaaaattgCAACATCCAGTGCAGTGTGcaataaaacaaattttataaagTACAAAAAAGATGGCTTCTTGTGATATGGAGAAGTCTACCATTTGTTGTGTGTGTTGCTGGTTTCTGGGGA contains:
- the MAB21L1 gene encoding putative nucleotidyltransferase MAB21L1, translated to MIAAQAKLVYHLNKYYNEKCQARKAAIAKTIREVCKVVSDVLKEVEVQEPRFISSLNEMDNRYEGLEVISPTEFEVVLYLNQMGVFNFVDDGSLPGCAVLKLSDGRKRSMSLWVEFITASGYLSARKIRSRFQTLVAQAVDKCSYRDVVKMVADTSEVKLRIRDRYVVQITPAFKCTGIWPRSAAHWPLPHIPWPGPNRVAEVKAEGFNLLSKECHSLAGKQSSAESDAWVLQFAEAENRLQMGGCRKKCLSILKTLRDRHLELPGQPLNNYHMKTLVSYECEKHPRESDWDESCLGDRLNGILLQLISCLQCRRCPHYFLPNLDLFQGKPHSALENAAKQTWRLAREILTNPKSLEKL